TTAGGAGAAGAGTGGTTAAAGAAAAAAGTATGGGGTCTATTTTTTGTTAAAAGTTTTTTTAATCTTAAAGAGTACTCCGCCAGGTTTTTACCATCTTGGTAACTACCAGTTTAACTAGGGATGATTTTTTTCCGAAAACAGTTAAATCCCCTTTGATGAGTGCTTCTCTCACGTTTTCTTCACAAGTGATGATCCCTGCATTGCCAATTTCACTGGCAAAATGAGCGTCACTACCTGCAACCATAGTTAAACCATTTGCGTTGGCAAATTGACTGGCTTTATTATTGTATTTTTGACGTAAACAACGTGAATTGAAGGTTTCCACACAGTCTACCAATTTAATATCCTTTTTCCCAGGATTAATACCATTCCTTCGAATACCATCAAAGGGGTGGGGAAGAACTGTAATCCCGCCCTGCTCCTTAATCTCCTCCACCACTTCCTGGAATATATGGGATCTAATCTCATCAGACAAAAATAGGCCAATAACTTCCCCACGTTCTGTACTTATTTCTGATCCAACAATAACCTCAAGGTCATCAGTTTTGTATTCCTTTGCCCTTAAAGATCCATTAAGGGTGTCATGGTCAGTGATGGCTATTCCAGATAATCCTCTTTTTATAGCAGTTTTAACTAACTTTTCAGGTTCTATAATTCCATCAGAAGAGTATTTGGTATGGGTGTGGAGGTCAAATTTCATTTGCATAGCCACCGGTTAATAACTGTGATTCATATTAGTTTTTTTATTTTGAATTATTATAAAATGGAATAAAACTAGTGAAAATACTAATTTAATTAATTAAAATTAAAAAAATGAGAAAATATGGTGGAATTGAGAGTTATACCATTATTCCCATATTTTTATTGGTTTTTTCAATGGATTTAGCCGGGTCTTCTTCCATCTCCAGCATGGCACGGATACAGTCCACATTCTCAGGGACCACATCTGATTCTTGATGTATGGCCTGCATGTAGAAGAGTTCACCGTCCTTGACATTTAGAGACTCTTTCCACACCGCTATTTCGAATAAGTCACTTCTTGACCTACCTAAATCCCGTGCACATTCCATTATCTCCGCAGTTGAACCTAATCCTTTCTCGGCTTCCACTAAAATGACTCTGGGGGTTGCTTCCAGGGTATCGATTACATCATCCACCGAGGGTGTATTTTCCAGTTCCACCATGAGGTTGTGCTGGTGCATGAGGGTGGTGGGTACCAGTAGAGCCATGGTGGTTATGTCCAGGTCGTACATCACGGTCTGCACATCTGGGCCGTGGTGACTGGGCACAGTTGGAGGGTTGGGAACGATGGCGTTTATAGGGCCAGATTTAACCTGTCCAGGGTCAGCTCCACGGCGTACCATAACTGCCCTAACCTTTTTAATACCACAAAGATCATCTATTGGTTTTAATGTTCGGCAGAGACCAGTGGTGTTGCAGCTAACCACCCTTACGTAGTCTGCACCCCAGTTATCCTGGTAGTTGGCAAATGAGTTGAAAGATTTCCCAATCTGCTCGTGTTTTTCACCGCCCTGGAATATACCCTTAACTCCTTTTTCAGCATAAACTTCTTTGTTTTTAGCACCTATTCCTCCAGGCGTGCAGTCTACCATAACATCCACTTTATCATAGAGATCATCAATGGTTCCAGTTACTTTTATTCCTGCATCTTCAAATAATCCTTCTCTCTCCGGTGCACTTATATAGAGTGGGAATCCCTTTTCCACTGCCATCTGGGCTTCAAAGTTAGGAGTTCTCTTGGTTACTCCCACGATCTGCATATCATCCTGACAGGCGACTGCATCTGCTACTCTTTTTCCAATAGTACCGTATCCGTTTATCCCTACGCTTTTCATAATAAAATCCCCGTTATAGTATTATATTAATTCTATCTTTCTTTTTTGGAATATAATAAATTTTATGATATTAATTTTGAAAATATACAAGGACCATAGGGATTATTCGTCAATTAAAATAACTATAATCTATTATTGTAGTAATATAAAGCTTTAAATTAATTTAAAGATTGAAAACAGAATAAATTCCTGGGAAAAAGAAAAAAAATTTAGTATCAGCCTTTTTTTATTAAAAGACTGATTTGATTTGGAGTGTTTATTCCATTGCATCGAGTTTTTCAGGTAGGTATGTGTCAACCACGTACTCCAGTCCGTACTTAGAGAAGGACTGCTGTTCTGCTTTTTTCCCGATCTTGAGCATCTTCTTGATCTCCACCTGCCAGTGTTCATCCTTGTAACGGGGGTCCTTGGAGAGTTCTTTAAGCCTTAAAACATCAATATCTTTAAGGGGGTCGGTGGGAAGATCGTAGTTGATGATATCCGAGGCGGTAACCCCTAGGAACCGGGCATCTGGTGTTGCCAGCTGGTGGTTCACATGGGCCAGTTTGGCACTCCCACTGATGATAACCATGGCGATGTGGAATCCCCATGGGTCTCCGTCGTTACAAATGTAAACTGGGAGGTTAAGCTCTTCATTAACCCTTTTAAGAAAACGACGAGTTGCACGTGCGGCCTGGCCTTTCAAACCCACGATGAGAGTGTCAAATTTTTTGTAAGCATTTTCCTGTACCAGCCTGTGGAACATCCCCATGGTTTCCACGGCAATAACTCTTCGCACATCATGGTCAACGAATTGCACATCATCTATGGTGGGTGATATGGTGTAACCGGATTTACCAGATCTCAGGGCGTTGATCTCCACATCATCTTCCTGCATAGTGATTTTACCGTATACTGATGCCCCGTCTTCTTCAGGCATGAGGCCCAGATCTTCACGGGTCATTCCCAGGGTAACTTCCAAGTCTTCGCCCACGATGTTGGATTCCTGCTGGTCTCCAAAATCTACGTCCCATCCTTCAGAGACGTAGTACATCTCCCTTAAAGTGGCGGTTTTGTTACGGCGGACCAGGTCCTTGCAGAAGTTGGCAACGTAAACCATCTGGGCTATTTTAGTGATTTGTTTAACATTACCCAGGGATCGTTTCCCGTAACGATCTCCCAGTACGTAGTAACGTTTTTCAGTATCGTAGACTATGTTGGATGTTCCTCGGGAGGGAACTTTAATTGCTGGGACGTTGTTCTGTTGGACATCTTCCAGTATTATATCGCCCAGGCTTTTGAGTTTGTTAACGGCAATATCTTTCTTATTCATCTTGAACCACGCCTTCGTATTTTGATCTGCGTGTAACTTTAGCTAGCACTACATCGTATTCTGGAACATCTTTCTCGGCAAGCACTGCTGCCTCACGGATTATAACTGGAACCAGGTTTTCAAAGATCTTTGAACGCATTTCTTCTTCTTTTGCAGCTTTTTTAGCACGTATATATTTCTGCATGCTCCTGGCTATCTTCATGGTGGCTTGACGGACCTCATGGAGAATATCTGGCTCTGGGGCCACACTCTGCTTACCAGTGGAAAGGTAAGGTACGTTAGTGGAAACGATATTCACAAAAACAGTTATCGGGGCGTTATCCAAGTCTCTAATACCGTAACGTTTCCAGTCCACACTTTTAAGGGCTTCGGTAATGGCACAGCTACCCTGGTCAAAGGCCAGTGGAACCCGGTTGGCGAATCGCATGATCTCTGCCTTTCTCTGATCACCAACCATTCTTCCAGAATCTCCACCATAGCTAATACCTGCTTCTATGATGAAGGAAACACCTCCACGGAATGTTTTTGGCTTCCGGGTGGTGGTGGCCACGAATTCCGGATTTAAAATCTCCCTAATTCCCTTTTCTATCTGTTCTTTACCTATGGGTATGAGACCAGAGGTGGGTGGTGCCATGAAATCCATTTTGGCGAAGGTTTCCACGATCTGTTCGGCTTCCTCCCATTTCATGTCCTTGGGACGTTTGTTAAGGTCAATACCAGTGATCTCCTGGATCTCATTCACCCGTTTGGTGGACATCCTGGACAAATTACTGGTTAAAAGACTTCTGAAACGGCGTTTATCCGTATGTTTGGCCATGAATATCAAGTCATCAGCAGTAACTCCTTTAGGGTGGGGGAGTACTTCCTTAGGTAAAGGTGGGATGATGTCTGCGGCACGATTGAAGATGTATTTATGTCCGGTGGGGTCTCGGAAGGTGATTTTGGTATGGGGGTTGGCGATCATGGTCCGGCGGATGTACTCGTAGGCTCCCTGTTCTGAGAGGGAATAGGAGACATCTTTAAAGTGCAGTTCAAGGGAAACCCCGGTGGATTGCACTTCCACATCTTTCCTTTCTAAGACCAGCCCTTTGTTAGTTTTTACATCCATCTTAAAGGTCATTTCAACTCCTTTAAGCCGGTCACCCTCTTGATAACCAGATATAACCTTGGCTGGTTTACCAGTGGTCATTTGTGATAATAAAACACATCCACTGCACCCTAATCCCTGTTGACCACGCGACTGGATGTTCCTGAACTTGGAACCGGCGAACATGGTACTGAATACCTTGGTAATGAATGGCTCGGGGATTCCAGGTCCATTATCGGTGTGTCTAAGTATGTAATGATCTTTATCTAAACGTTTGAGGTCTATTTTTATTTCAGGGAGTATTCCTGCCTCTTCTGCAGCATCCAGGCTGTTGGTGATGAGTTCGTGGAATACCATAGTCAGGGACCGGATTTTACCGGAGAAACCCAGCATCTGTTTGTTTCTTCTGAAAAATTCTGATGCAGTAAGTTCTTTAAATTCCTCAAATAGTTCAGCTGCTTCTCGCTCCAAACTATGCCTCCTTTAAAATTTATTAATAATCCATCCTGATTTTGAATGGATTTTATTTTAGTTGTTATGTCTGTTGATTATCAACGTGGTGTATATTTTAATATTAAATGGGTGGGCCCATTTTTATTTCTCTTAATTTCATTTCCTGTTTTTTACGTTCCAGGAATGAGTAAACTGTTTTGTGACGGGCACCATCCAGGATCATCTCCACGGCTTCCTTGGCAATTTGCAAGTGTTCCATCTCTCCAATTAGGGAAACAGTTTTACCATAGATGGAAACATAGGTCCCGGTCATTTCAGTGATGATGTCTCTGGTTTTACCGTCTTTACCAATAATACGGCCTTTTTGCCTTAAAATAGCCTTTTTAGATTTCCCTACATAATCGGGTAGGTTGATGATTTCCAGCATCACATCATCATCAGTTAGTTTAAGGGCTATCTCGGGGTTAAAACCCCTACCAATGGCTTTAACCATGAAGCGAGCTTTCCATACTGCTAATGGGTCTTTAGCATCATCTTGTGGGGATATGGCTATGCTTCCGGCTTCGCTGTCCACATCAATACATGTTTCGGTGGTTTTTTCAATGATCTCTTTGGTTTTTCCGTGTGGTCCAATAAGTACTCCCACTCTTTCCTTTGGGATTTTCAGATATTCTGTGTTGGGCAAAATTTCACCTCGATTCCTAATGATATTACGTTATCCTTTAAGATATACTTTTCTATCCTCATAAATCCATAATCTTTCTTTTAATCTCATCATGGGATATTTCAATACCCATTTTTTTAAAATCTTTAATTAAGTTCTCTATATCCCGGTTTAGAAGCTCCAATGATATGGGATGATCAACCACTAAACCTTGGGACAAGTCTATTATCACTGGTTCATTTTCCTGCATAAGGATGTTAAAACCAGACAGGTCCCCATGAACCAGTTCTGCATCATTATAAAGCTTTTTAACATAATCTATTATTTTGTCAGCAACGTATTGCGGGTTGGAAATTTTTGACTGCCTCATTAAGCGTGAAGGGCTACCATTATCATCACCAATGAATTCCATAACCAGTACATTGTTTTTGGCAACTATTGGTTTAGGAACCCGTACTCCTGCCTCAGCTGCCCGGTTAAGGTTTTTAAATTCCTTTAAAACCCAGTTATTAATTAGCTGACGTTTACTATTGCTTCTAACATTGAAACGTGGGTCTCCCTGGATGTAGTACTGCATTTTCTTAAAATCCGATGTGGTGACCCGGTAGATTTTAACTGCAACTATTTTACCTTCAGAATCGGTGCCTTTAAAAACATTCGCCTCTTTCCCGGTGCTTATAGCACCATTTAAAAGGTGGATATACCCTTGATTAGCCAGTTTATACAGGGTTTTGAGGGTAATCCTATCAAAAACTTCACTACCCACTCGTTTATCTTCCACACTCTTCAGGCGTTTAACTTCTCTCATCTTCTGAAGGTTGATGTCTGATTTGGTTATTGGAGATTCCATAAAGAACACATCATTATATTCATTTAGAGTTGTTATTTCAAAGTTTCGAATCAATGGATGTATAACTGTGCTTTATGTGTCAAATGGAATAAAATAATGAAATAAATTCATAACTTTCGTAAAAGCTAAAAATTCATTTCGCAGTTAATCCTTCTAAAAATACGATTCAAGTTACAATGGAAGTCTTTTTCCTTTTGAAAAATGAGTATGTTCATTTTTAATGAACATTGGATTATAGTTTGAGGAATCCGCGACGTTCCAAGTAGTTTGACTCAGTTCTGGTATATCTCCAGATAACATCAGCTTTTTCATCACTCTGAAAAGCCCATGGTTTAATTAAAACAACGTCTCCTTCCCTTATCCATATTCTTTTTTTCATTTTTCCAGGAATACGGCAAAGCCTTATTTTACCATCGGCACAGCGCACTTTAAGTTTACCATGCCCCATGATCTGTTCAACTACTCCTGGTATTTCTCCCCTTCTAGGAGACCTTACCCTTCGTACTTCATGTGTTTGTGGACCGCGATTATTTCCTCTACTCAAATACTCTCCTCCTTTTATTAAGAATGATAATAGATAAAAGATCAATATCTGATTATAATTAGTATCACTGAATTTATTTTGATATGTGTTGGAAATTTTCCAATTTTTGATTATATCTAAATACTGGTTACTAATTGGCATTACTAAATGATCATTTAACCTTCTTTTTTATATTAGTGTTTTGATGTATATAAAAAAGAGCATTTTGGTTTTTTTTGAAAAGAAATCTTAAATGAATTGAATGTTAATCATATCCCACTAATGGAATATAATATGTTTGATGATTTAATAATTAATATAAATCATTTATTTAAATATTAAATTCAATTTTTCAACTAAAAATAATGTTTAATTAAGATATGATTTTTATAGAATAAAAAGACAGTGTAAACTGTGAAATTCCGGTGAATTTAATTCGAATATTAAATTAATACATTAAACGAAAAAAATATCCATGGAAAATTACTTTAATGGAAGAATTGAGAACTTATATAAGTTATATTAATTAGATACCAAAAAAAATATCTGTTAATCTGGATATTAATTGGCATAAATTAAGTTAACTTGTATACTAATCTTCTAATTAGTAAAAACCTTATAATGTTAAAATTGATTTAAGAAAAATTAGAGTTGAGTTGAGAAAATGGCAAAAGTGAAAGGAACTAAAAAAAGAACTAGAGCAAAACATGCAAAACCCGGAAACAAAAGAGGAAGAGGAGTTAAACATTAAAATTAAATAATATTAACCGTCAGAGTATTAATCCACTGCATATGGGTAAGTTCATATGGAAGTCTCGCAACGGTTTTTTGAATTTTTCTAAAGTTACTCCTAATTCTATTAATGTAAGTTTGCCGTGAGAGACAGTGATCTCTCCATTAACTTACATGAACCTGAAAAATCCTTATTTTATTGTAATATTAAATAATTTCCTTATTTTATTTAAAAGCATTAAAATTTTCTGATTGAATTTTAAGTATAGGCTGATTCATTTATAAAATTCGCCCAAAAAAATTTATTTTTAGCCATTAAATTCATAATTCCTTTTAATTAATTGATTCAGATTATGCCCTTTTAATGAGTAATGAATTATACTAATCTAGGGATGGGTTTATCTATAAAAAAAATAATATAAATGACAGAAATACTTTCAAATCCAGTTATGAGGTTGTGTCATGGGTAAAGAATTTTTAGATCTAATGGATCCAGATGATGTGAAACAAATTATAGGCTCCCTGAACATTGGACGAAGGGTTGAAACAGTTAATCTGGGTGATGCTCATCAACGAGTACTGGCGGGGGATGTTTACTCCACCATTGATCTGCCTCCCTTTGACCGAGCATCAATGGATGGATATGCTGTCCGTGCCCAGGATACATTCGGAGCTTCCGAGGATGACCCAATTACTTTAACATTGATCGAGAAGATCAGAGCAGGAGATGTGCCTTCTAAAAAAATAAAAAAGGGAACTTGCAGTGAAGTGGGTACCGGTGCGCCTATGCCAGAAGGCTCTGATGCTGTGGTAATGGTTGAAGTAACTGATATCCGGGAAAACAGAGTGGAAATACTGGAAGCAGTTACTCCCGGAACCAACCGGGCCCTCAGGGGATCTGACATTGAAAAGGGAAAATTCTTACTATCACTGGGCACCCTTCTAACCGCGGATAAAATAGGGGCTTTAAGTGCAATGGGGTTGAAAGAAATTCCAGTTTTTGCAAAACCAACTGTTGCAGTAATTTCCACGGGGAATGAACTGATAAAGCCTGATGAAGATCTTCGACATGGGAAGTTATACGACATTAACTCAGAATCCTTAGCTAACGCAGTTAAATCATGCGGATGCGTACCATTAGCTTCCAATATAGTTAAAGATGATTATAAGTCTTTAAAAAATAAAATTAATGCATATAAAAATGCTGATATTATAATAACTTCGGGAGGAACATCAGCTGGTGCAGGGGATGTGTTAAGTCAGGTGGTTGAAGATATGGGGGAAGTTCTGGTCCATGGAATTTCAGTAAAGCCTGGTAAACCCACCTTGATTGGAACTTTACCTGGCGAAAATGTTGATGTGGTTCTTTTTGGACTTCCAGGATACCCAGTATCTGCTTTAATGATCTTCCACGGATTCGTAGCCCCCTTTTTAAGGGAGATTGCCGGTGTTAAAGAACTCATGGAAAAAAGAGATGGATTCCTGCTCCCATTATCCCGGAGATATCACTCTGCCCGGGGAAGAAGCCATTATGTCCTGGTGAAAATAGAAGAAGATATTGCAGATCCCATATTAAAGGATTCTGGTGCAATAACTGCCCTGGCTGAGGCTGATGGTTACTTTGAAGTTCCCAAGAATGTGGAAATTATTGAAAAAGGTGAACAAATAAAAGTCATGCCTTTATCTGGTCTTTAGAAATCACATTAAGTTCAATTTTTGGCTCCTAGCAAAATCTGGATCCAAGACGGAATTTATACTTACCATAGCTCCCTATATTTTTCCCTTAAAATTAATGAAAATAATTTCTTCTCAATTTTAGTGTATTTTCTAATTTTAGGTTAAATCTAATTTTAATATAAAATCAATAAACATCGAAAAGATCCCCTAAAACTACTTTTTTATCAGTTTCCACCAGATCCGGGATTTTACCAACTGTCCCTGCTGATTCTCCCACTACCACCAGAACACCCCTAAGGTGCTCCCGAAATTCTTCGGCTTTAGCCAGGCAATTCTCTACCAACTCAACCTCCCCCTGGCCAGTGGCCCCATTGGCAATGGATGTAGCCAGGGCATCGGCAACACTGGCCGAAGAAGCAAACACAGTAACGGAATCTGCCTGGCCAAAACTAATTGAATGCCCCACTGTCCCGGATGAGGTGCAAATTCCCATAGCTT
This DNA window, taken from Methanobacterium subterraneum, encodes the following:
- the eif1A gene encoding translation initiation factor eIF-1A, which encodes MSRGNNRGPQTHEVRRVRSPRRGEIPGVVEQIMGHGKLKVRCADGKIRLCRIPGKMKKRIWIREGDVVLIKPWAFQSDEKADVIWRYTRTESNYLERRGFLKL
- a CDS encoding DNA topoisomerase IV subunit A, which produces MNKKDIAVNKLKSLGDIILEDVQQNNVPAIKVPSRGTSNIVYDTEKRYYVLGDRYGKRSLGNVKQITKIAQMVYVANFCKDLVRRNKTATLREMYYVSEGWDVDFGDQQESNIVGEDLEVTLGMTREDLGLMPEEDGASVYGKITMQEDDVEINALRSGKSGYTISPTIDDVQFVDHDVRRVIAVETMGMFHRLVQENAYKKFDTLIVGLKGQAARATRRFLKRVNEELNLPVYICNDGDPWGFHIAMVIISGSAKLAHVNHQLATPDARFLGVTASDIINYDLPTDPLKDIDVLRLKELSKDPRYKDEHWQVEIKKMLKIGKKAEQQSFSKYGLEYVVDTYLPEKLDAME
- a CDS encoding serine protein kinase RIO, whose translation is MESPITKSDINLQKMREVKRLKSVEDKRVGSEVFDRITLKTLYKLANQGYIHLLNGAISTGKEANVFKGTDSEGKIVAVKIYRVTTSDFKKMQYYIQGDPRFNVRSNSKRQLINNWVLKEFKNLNRAAEAGVRVPKPIVAKNNVLVMEFIGDDNGSPSRLMRQSKISNPQYVADKIIDYVKKLYNDAELVHGDLSGFNILMQENEPVIIDLSQGLVVDHPISLELLNRDIENLIKDFKKMGIEISHDEIKRKIMDL
- a CDS encoding PHP domain-containing protein gives rise to the protein MKFDLHTHTKYSSDGIIEPEKLVKTAIKRGLSGIAITDHDTLNGSLRAKEYKTDDLEVIVGSEISTERGEVIGLFLSDEIRSHIFQEVVEEIKEQGGITVLPHPFDGIRRNGINPGKKDIKLVDCVETFNSRCLRQKYNNKASQFANANGLTMVAGSDAHFASEIGNAGIITCEENVREALIKGDLTVFGKKSSLVKLVVTKMVKTWRSTL
- the top6B gene encoding DNA topoisomerase VI subunit B produces the protein MEREAAELFEEFKELTASEFFRRNKQMLGFSGKIRSLTMVFHELITNSLDAAEEAGILPEIKIDLKRLDKDHYILRHTDNGPGIPEPFITKVFSTMFAGSKFRNIQSRGQQGLGCSGCVLLSQMTTGKPAKVISGYQEGDRLKGVEMTFKMDVKTNKGLVLERKDVEVQSTGVSLELHFKDVSYSLSEQGAYEYIRRTMIANPHTKITFRDPTGHKYIFNRAADIIPPLPKEVLPHPKGVTADDLIFMAKHTDKRRFRSLLTSNLSRMSTKRVNEIQEITGIDLNKRPKDMKWEEAEQIVETFAKMDFMAPPTSGLIPIGKEQIEKGIREILNPEFVATTTRKPKTFRGGVSFIIEAGISYGGDSGRMVGDQRKAEIMRFANRVPLAFDQGSCAITEALKSVDWKRYGIRDLDNAPITVFVNIVSTNVPYLSTGKQSVAPEPDILHEVRQATMKIARSMQKYIRAKKAAKEEEMRSKIFENLVPVIIREAAVLAEKDVPEYDVVLAKVTRRSKYEGVVQDE
- a CDS encoding phosphorylating glyceraldehyde-3-phosphate dehydrogenase — protein: MKSVGINGYGTIGKRVADAVACQDDMQIVGVTKRTPNFEAQMAVEKGFPLYISAPEREGLFEDAGIKVTGTIDDLYDKVDVMVDCTPGGIGAKNKEVYAEKGVKGIFQGGEKHEQIGKSFNSFANYQDNWGADYVRVVSCNTTGLCRTLKPIDDLCGIKKVRAVMVRRGADPGQVKSGPINAIVPNPPTVPSHHGPDVQTVMYDLDITTMALLVPTTLMHQHNLMVELENTPSVDDVIDTLEATPRVILVEAEKGLGSTAEIMECARDLGRSRSDLFEIAVWKESLNVKDGELFYMQAIHQESDVVPENVDCIRAMLEMEEDPAKSIEKTNKNMGIMV
- a CDS encoding molybdopterin-binding protein, whose translation is MGKEFLDLMDPDDVKQIIGSLNIGRRVETVNLGDAHQRVLAGDVYSTIDLPPFDRASMDGYAVRAQDTFGASEDDPITLTLIEKIRAGDVPSKKIKKGTCSEVGTGAPMPEGSDAVVMVEVTDIRENRVEILEAVTPGTNRALRGSDIEKGKFLLSLGTLLTADKIGALSAMGLKEIPVFAKPTVAVISTGNELIKPDEDLRHGKLYDINSESLANAVKSCGCVPLASNIVKDDYKSLKNKINAYKNADIIITSGGTSAGAGDVLSQVVEDMGEVLVHGISVKPGKPTLIGTLPGENVDVVLFGLPGYPVSALMIFHGFVAPFLREIAGVKELMEKRDGFLLPLSRRYHSARGRSHYVLVKIEEDIADPILKDSGAITALAEADGYFEVPKNVEIIEKGEQIKVMPLSGL
- a CDS encoding KH domain-containing protein; amino-acid sequence: MPNTEYLKIPKERVGVLIGPHGKTKEIIEKTTETCIDVDSEAGSIAISPQDDAKDPLAVWKARFMVKAIGRGFNPEIALKLTDDDVMLEIINLPDYVGKSKKAILRQKGRIIGKDGKTRDIITEMTGTYVSIYGKTVSLIGEMEHLQIAKEAVEMILDGARHKTVYSFLERKKQEMKLREIKMGPPI